A single window of Streptomyces xanthii DNA harbors:
- a CDS encoding endonuclease/exonuclease/phosphatase family protein yields MPTDATTSPLPNSRTEPDGSAVIRVLSYNIRSLRDDTAALARVIKACAPDLVLVQEAPRFFRWRKKLARLARAADLVILSGGGSAAGPALLCSLRATVERTEDVLLPLTPGLHRRGLATAVVRFGGAQGPRLGVVSCHLSLQKDERYAQGGMLLDAIAGLGVEHVVAGGDLNERPGGRTFRRLTATLNDAWATRPWGGEYTSTPQDPHQRIDAILTTPGIEVLGCGVPGFLHPGDLRAATDHLPVLAALRVPAAGGAQPTS; encoded by the coding sequence ATGCCGACCGACGCCACGACCAGCCCGCTGCCCAACTCCCGTACGGAACCCGATGGTTCCGCCGTGATCCGCGTCCTCAGCTACAACATCCGGTCCCTGCGCGACGACACCGCCGCGCTCGCCCGGGTCATCAAGGCCTGCGCCCCCGACCTCGTCCTCGTCCAGGAAGCGCCCCGCTTCTTCCGCTGGCGCAAGAAACTCGCCCGGCTCGCCCGCGCCGCCGACCTCGTCATCCTCTCCGGCGGCGGCAGCGCGGCCGGACCCGCGCTCCTGTGCTCCCTGCGCGCCACCGTCGAACGCACCGAGGACGTGCTGCTCCCGCTCACCCCGGGCCTGCACCGGCGCGGCCTCGCCACAGCCGTCGTCCGCTTCGGCGGCGCGCAGGGGCCACGCCTGGGCGTGGTCAGCTGCCATCTGAGCCTGCAGAAGGACGAGCGGTACGCACAGGGCGGCATGCTGCTCGACGCGATCGCCGGGCTCGGCGTCGAGCACGTCGTCGCGGGCGGCGACCTCAACGAACGGCCCGGCGGGCGCACCTTCCGCCGGCTGACCGCGACCCTGAACGACGCCTGGGCGACCCGGCCCTGGGGCGGCGAGTACACGTCGACGCCGCAGGACCCGCACCAGCGCATCGACGCCATCCTCACCACCCCGGGCATCGAGGTCCTCGGCTGCGGCGTCCCCGGCTTCCTCCACCCCGGCGACCTGCGCGCGGCGACCGACCACCTGCCGGTCCTCGCCGCGCTGCGGGTGCCGGCCGCAGGGGGCGCTCAGCCGACGTCGTAG
- a CDS encoding ArsA family ATPase has product MRTLLVAGPGGAGRTTVAVSTVRRAVRDGLRVLLVTGDEVPDVPGAEIKRLIPAEEFRDDLLALQDRAGGVLDMVGAARLDADELTPLPGSTELALLRALRDSAGGPHDLVVVDLPAGPGAVSVLALPEQLRRYLRRLLPAERQAARALRPVLGRLAGVPMPAEWLYETAARWDAELAAAQSVIDADGTAVRLVAEPTKAAAESLRLTRTGLALHGLPVEAVLANRVLPDGSTDPWLADAAAHQRKIVAGWPDAPEIPHLGCDADAGLDVPAPGEAAPRAEWPVEDRIAEDGVLVWRIPLPGAVREELTLIRRGDELVVGAGPFRRIVPLPSAPRRCTVAGAGLVDGELCVRFAPDPGLWPRTP; this is encoded by the coding sequence ATGCGGACTCTCCTTGTTGCCGGGCCCGGTGGGGCCGGGCGGACCACGGTCGCTGTCAGTACGGTCCGACGGGCCGTGCGTGACGGGCTGCGGGTCCTGCTGGTCACCGGCGACGAGGTCCCGGACGTGCCCGGGGCCGAGATCAAGCGGCTCATACCGGCCGAGGAGTTCCGCGACGACCTGCTCGCCCTCCAGGACCGGGCCGGCGGCGTGCTCGACATGGTCGGCGCCGCACGGCTCGACGCCGACGAACTGACCCCGCTGCCGGGCAGCACCGAGCTCGCGCTGCTGAGGGCCCTGCGCGACAGCGCCGGCGGACCCCACGACCTGGTCGTCGTCGACCTTCCCGCCGGGCCGGGCGCCGTCTCCGTGCTCGCCCTGCCCGAGCAGCTGCGCCGCTACCTGCGCCGCCTGCTCCCCGCGGAGCGCCAGGCGGCCCGCGCCCTGCGCCCCGTCCTCGGCCGCCTCGCGGGAGTGCCGATGCCCGCGGAGTGGCTCTACGAGACCGCCGCCCGCTGGGACGCCGAGCTCGCCGCAGCCCAGTCCGTCATCGACGCCGACGGCACCGCCGTACGGCTCGTCGCCGAGCCCACCAAGGCCGCCGCCGAGAGCCTGCGCCTCACCCGCACCGGACTCGCCCTGCACGGCCTGCCCGTCGAAGCAGTCCTCGCCAACCGCGTCCTGCCCGACGGCTCCACCGACCCCTGGCTCGCCGACGCCGCCGCCCACCAGCGCAAGATCGTCGCCGGGTGGCCGGACGCGCCCGAGATCCCCCACCTGGGGTGCGACGCCGACGCCGGGCTCGACGTGCCGGCGCCCGGCGAGGCCGCCCCCCGCGCCGAGTGGCCCGTCGAGGACCGGATCGCCGAGGACGGCGTGCTGGTCTGGCGGATCCCCCTGCCCGGTGCCGTCCGCGAGGAGCTCACCCTGATCCGGCGCGGTGACGAACTCGTCGTCGGCGCCGGACCGTTCCGCCGCATCGTGCCGCTGCCCTCCGCGCCCCGCCGCTGCACCGTCGCGGGCGCCGGACTCGTCGACGGCGAACTGTGCGTACGGTTCGCGCCGGATCCCGGGCTGTGGCCGCGGACCCCGTGA
- a CDS encoding AMP-dependent synthetase/ligase, protein MREFSLPALYEVPADGNLTDIVRRNAAQHPDVAVIGRKIGGTWQDVTSVQFLAEVRAAAKGLIAAGVQAGDRVGLMSRTRYEWTLLDFAIWSAGAITVPVYETSSAEQIQWILGDSGAVAILVESDAHAAAVASVRDSLPELRHVWQIDAGGVEELNRSGAELPDSAVDERSAIAKADDPATIVYTSGTTGRPKGCVLTHRSFFAECGNVVERLKPLFRTGECSVLLFLPVAHVFGRLVEVASLMAPIKLGHAPDIKHLTDELAAFRPTLILGVPRVFEKVYNSARAKAQADGKGKIFDKAADTAIEYSRALDTPKGPSLALKLKYKTFDKLVYSKLRAVLGGRGEYAISGGAPLGERLGHFFRGIGFTVLEGYGLTESCAATAFNPWDRQKIGTVGQPLPGSVVRIADDGEVLLHGEHLFTGYWNNEGATEEALADGWFHTGDIGTLDEDGYLRITGRKKEIIVTAGGKNVAPAVIEDRIRAHALVAECMVVGDGRPFVGALVTIDEEFLGKWAEDHGKPAGASVASLQGDADLLAAIQSAVDDGNAAVSKAESVRKFRILGAQFTEDSGHLTPSLKLKRNVVAKDYAEEIEAIYRG, encoded by the coding sequence TTGCGCGAGTTCAGCCTTCCGGCTTTGTACGAGGTCCCTGCCGACGGCAATCTGACCGACATCGTCCGCAGAAACGCCGCGCAGCATCCGGACGTCGCCGTCATCGGCCGCAAGATCGGCGGCACCTGGCAGGACGTGACGTCCGTCCAGTTCCTGGCCGAGGTGCGGGCCGCCGCCAAGGGCCTCATCGCCGCCGGCGTCCAGGCCGGTGACCGGGTCGGCCTGATGTCCCGCACCCGCTACGAGTGGACCCTGCTCGACTTCGCGATCTGGAGCGCGGGGGCGATCACCGTCCCCGTGTACGAGACCAGCTCCGCCGAGCAGATCCAGTGGATCCTCGGCGACTCCGGTGCCGTCGCGATCCTCGTCGAGTCGGACGCGCACGCCGCGGCCGTCGCCTCCGTGCGCGACAGCCTGCCCGAGCTGCGGCACGTGTGGCAGATCGACGCCGGCGGCGTCGAGGAGCTGAACCGGTCCGGCGCCGAGCTGCCCGACTCCGCCGTCGACGAGCGCAGCGCCATCGCCAAGGCCGACGACCCGGCCACGATCGTCTACACCTCCGGCACGACCGGCCGCCCCAAGGGCTGTGTGCTCACGCACCGCAGCTTCTTCGCGGAGTGCGGCAACGTGGTGGAGCGTCTGAAGCCGCTGTTCCGCACCGGCGAGTGTTCGGTCCTGCTCTTCCTGCCCGTCGCGCACGTCTTCGGCCGGCTGGTCGAGGTCGCCTCGCTGATGGCGCCGATCAAGCTGGGTCACGCGCCCGACATCAAGCACCTCACCGATGAACTCGCCGCGTTCCGGCCGACGTTGATCCTGGGTGTGCCGCGCGTCTTCGAGAAGGTCTACAACTCGGCGCGGGCCAAGGCGCAGGCCGACGGCAAGGGCAAGATCTTCGACAAGGCCGCGGACACGGCGATCGAGTACAGCCGCGCGCTCGACACCCCCAAGGGCCCGTCACTGGCCCTCAAGCTCAAGTACAAGACGTTCGACAAGCTCGTCTACAGCAAGCTGCGCGCGGTGCTCGGCGGACGCGGCGAGTACGCGATCTCCGGTGGCGCCCCGCTCGGCGAGCGGCTCGGCCACTTCTTCCGCGGCATCGGCTTCACGGTCCTGGAGGGCTACGGCCTGACCGAGTCCTGCGCCGCGACCGCGTTCAACCCGTGGGACCGCCAGAAGATCGGCACGGTCGGCCAGCCGCTGCCCGGCTCGGTCGTGCGGATCGCCGACGACGGCGAGGTGCTGCTGCACGGCGAGCACCTGTTCACGGGGTACTGGAACAACGAGGGCGCGACCGAAGAGGCCCTGGCCGACGGGTGGTTCCACACCGGCGACATCGGCACGCTGGACGAGGACGGGTACCTGCGGATCACCGGCCGCAAGAAGGAGATCATCGTGACGGCGGGCGGCAAGAACGTCGCCCCGGCCGTCATCGAGGACCGCATCCGCGCGCACGCGCTGGTCGCCGAGTGCATGGTCGTCGGCGACGGGCGGCCGTTCGTCGGCGCGCTCGTCACGATCGACGAGGAGTTCCTCGGCAAGTGGGCCGAGGACCACGGGAAGCCGGCCGGCGCCAGCGTGGCGTCCCTCCAGGGTGACGCGGATCTGCTCGCGGCGATCCAGAGCGCGGTGGACGACGGGAACGCGGCGGTGTCCAAGGCGGAGTCGGTCCGCAAGTTCCGCATCCTGGGTGCCCAGTTCACCGAGGACTCGGGGCATCTCACGCCCTCGCTGAAGCTCAAGCGGAATGTTGTGGCGAAGGATTACGCCGAGGAGATCGAGGCGATCTACCGGGGCTGA
- a CDS encoding metallophosphoesterase family protein: MRVHVVSDVHGNSTDLARAGDGADALLCLGDLVLFLDYADHSRGIFPDLFGVENADRLVELRTARRFEEAHAFGAKLWAGVDRFPAIEKAVRKQYAEMFPAFPTPTYATYGNVDIPGLWSEYAGPGTTVLDGQRAEIGGWTFGFVGGGLRTPMRTPFEVDDEEYAAKIEAVGEVDVLCTHIPPEVPELVYDTVARRFERGSRALLDAIRRTRPRYSLFGHVHQPLTRRMRIGSTECVNVGHFARGGRPWALEW, from the coding sequence ATGCGCGTACATGTGGTCAGCGATGTGCACGGAAACTCCACCGACCTCGCACGAGCCGGCGACGGAGCCGACGCCCTCCTCTGCCTCGGCGACCTGGTCCTCTTCCTGGACTACGCCGATCACTCGCGCGGCATTTTTCCCGATCTGTTCGGAGTCGAGAACGCGGACCGCCTCGTCGAACTGCGCACCGCCCGCCGCTTCGAGGAGGCGCACGCCTTCGGCGCGAAGCTCTGGGCCGGCGTCGACCGCTTCCCCGCCATCGAGAAAGCGGTGCGCAAGCAGTACGCCGAGATGTTCCCGGCGTTCCCCACCCCGACGTACGCCACCTACGGCAACGTCGACATCCCGGGGCTGTGGAGCGAGTACGCGGGACCGGGCACGACCGTGCTCGACGGGCAGCGGGCCGAGATCGGCGGCTGGACCTTCGGCTTCGTCGGCGGCGGCCTGCGCACCCCGATGCGGACGCCCTTCGAGGTCGACGACGAGGAGTACGCGGCGAAGATCGAGGCCGTCGGAGAGGTCGACGTCCTGTGCACGCACATCCCGCCGGAGGTCCCCGAGCTCGTCTACGACACGGTCGCGCGCCGCTTCGAACGGGGCAGCCGCGCGCTCCTCGACGCCATCCGCAGGACCCGGCCCCGCTACTCCCTCTTCGGCCACGTCCACCAGCCGCTCACCCGGCGCATGCGCATCGGCTCCACCGAGTGCGTGAACGTCGGCCACTTCGCCCGGGGCGGGCGGCCCTGGGCCCTCGAATGGTGA
- a CDS encoding SRPBCC family protein: MAEHTSSSITIEAAPADVMGVIADFARYPDWTGEVKEAEVLETDDSGRAEQVRLVMDAGAIKDDQTLKYTWTGENEVSWTLVKSQMLRSLDGSYVLRPAGAGTEVTYSLTVDVKIPMLGMIKRKAEKVIIDRALAGLKKRVETK; encoded by the coding sequence ATGGCGGAACACACCAGTTCGAGCATCACGATCGAGGCGGCGCCGGCCGACGTCATGGGCGTGATCGCCGACTTCGCGCGGTATCCGGACTGGACGGGCGAGGTGAAGGAGGCCGAGGTCCTGGAGACCGACGACTCCGGGCGCGCCGAGCAGGTCCGGCTCGTCATGGACGCGGGTGCGATCAAGGACGACCAGACGCTCAAGTACACGTGGACGGGCGAGAACGAGGTCTCCTGGACGCTCGTGAAGTCCCAGATGCTCCGCTCCCTGGACGGCTCCTACGTGCTCCGGCCCGCCGGCGCGGGTACGGAGGTCACGTACTCCCTCACGGTCGACGTGAAGATCCCCATGCTCGGGATGATCAAGCGCAAGGCGGAGAAGGTCATCATCGACCGCGCGCTGGCCGGCCTGAAGAAGCGGGTCGAGACCAAGTAG
- a CDS encoding ROK family glucokinase translates to MGLTIGVDIGGTKIAAGVVDEDGNILSTFKVPTPSTPDGIVDAIASAVEGARAGHDIVGVGIGAAGYVNRQRSTVYFAPNIDWRQEPLKAKVEERVGLPVVVENDANAAAWGEYKFGAGKGHRNVICITLGTGLGGGIIIGNKLRRGHFGVAAEFGHIRMVPDGLLCGCGSQGCWEQYASGRALVRYAKQRANATPENAEFLLSLGDGTPDGIEGKHISMAARQGDAVAVDSYRELARWAGAGLADLASLFDPSAFIVGGGLSDEGELVLDPIRKSYKRWLVGGNWRPVADVIAAQLGNKAGLVGAADLAREPDPVM, encoded by the coding sequence ATGGGACTCACCATCGGCGTCGACATCGGCGGCACGAAGATCGCGGCCGGCGTGGTCGACGAGGACGGCAACATCCTCTCCACGTTCAAGGTGCCGACGCCTTCCACGCCGGACGGGATCGTCGACGCCATCGCCTCGGCCGTGGAAGGCGCCCGGGCGGGACACGACATCGTGGGCGTGGGCATCGGTGCCGCCGGATACGTCAACCGCCAGCGCTCGACCGTGTACTTCGCGCCGAACATCGACTGGCGCCAGGAGCCGCTCAAGGCCAAGGTCGAGGAGCGCGTCGGCCTCCCGGTCGTGGTCGAGAACGACGCGAACGCGGCCGCCTGGGGCGAGTACAAGTTCGGCGCCGGCAAGGGCCACCGCAACGTCATCTGCATCACCCTCGGCACCGGCCTCGGCGGCGGCATCATCATCGGCAACAAGCTGCGCCGCGGCCACTTCGGCGTCGCCGCCGAGTTCGGCCACATCCGCATGGTGCCGGACGGACTGCTGTGCGGCTGCGGCTCGCAGGGCTGCTGGGAGCAGTACGCCTCCGGCCGCGCCCTCGTCCGCTACGCGAAGCAGCGGGCCAACGCCACGCCGGAGAACGCGGAGTTCCTGCTCTCGCTCGGCGACGGCACCCCCGACGGCATCGAGGGCAAGCACATCTCCATGGCCGCCCGGCAGGGCGACGCCGTGGCCGTCGACTCGTACCGCGAGCTGGCCCGCTGGGCCGGCGCCGGCCTCGCCGACCTGGCCTCGCTCTTCGACCCCTCCGCGTTCATCGTCGGCGGCGGCCTCTCCGACGAGGGCGAGCTGGTCCTCGACCCGATCCGCAAGTCGTACAAGCGCTGGCTGGTCGGCGGCAACTGGCGGCCCGTCGCCGACGTCATCGCCGCCCAACTGGGCAACAAGGCGGGCCTCGTCGGCGCCGCCGACCTGGCCCGGGAGCCCGACCCGGTCATGTGA
- a CDS encoding alpha/beta hydrolase: protein MPVLPGAEPYRHEGGEVGVLLCHGFTGSPQSMRPWAEHLAARGLTVSLPLLPGHGTRWEDLAITGWQDWYAEVDRAFEELSERCSQVFVCGLSMGGALALRLAARHGDKVAGLVLVNPGNKVHGAAAHALPVARHLVRTIPGIASDIAKEGSVEVAYDRVPLHAAHQLRNFFRLVDRELPQVTQPLVVLHSPQDHVVPPADSARVLGRVSSRDVTEILLEQSYHVATLDHDADRIFEESVAFIDRLADGADDGSGTGTDTGVEGTASGG, encoded by the coding sequence GTGCCGGTCCTCCCTGGAGCCGAGCCGTACCGCCACGAAGGCGGCGAGGTAGGCGTCCTCCTCTGTCACGGCTTCACCGGATCCCCCCAGTCGATGCGGCCCTGGGCGGAGCATCTCGCCGCGCGCGGACTGACCGTCTCGCTCCCGCTGCTGCCCGGGCACGGCACCCGCTGGGAGGACCTCGCGATCACGGGCTGGCAGGACTGGTACGCGGAGGTGGACCGCGCCTTCGAGGAGCTGTCCGAGCGCTGCTCGCAGGTGTTCGTGTGCGGCCTGTCGATGGGCGGCGCGCTGGCGCTGCGCCTGGCGGCCCGGCACGGGGACAAGGTGGCGGGCCTCGTCCTCGTCAATCCGGGGAACAAGGTGCACGGCGCGGCCGCGCACGCCCTGCCCGTCGCCCGGCACCTGGTCCGCACGATCCCGGGGATCGCCTCGGACATCGCGAAGGAGGGCTCGGTCGAGGTCGCCTACGACCGGGTCCCGCTGCACGCGGCGCACCAGCTGCGGAACTTCTTCCGGCTGGTCGACCGCGAGCTCCCGCAGGTCACGCAGCCGCTCGTGGTGCTGCACAGCCCGCAGGACCACGTCGTGCCGCCCGCCGACTCGGCCCGGGTGCTCGGCCGGGTGTCCTCGCGCGACGTCACCGAGATCCTGCTGGAACAGAGCTACCACGTGGCGACGTTGGACCATGACGCGGACCGGATCTTCGAGGAGAGCGTCGCCTTCATCGACCGGCTCGCGGACGGCGCCGACGACGGCTCCGGCACGGGTACGGACACGGGTGTGGAAGGGACGGCCAGCGGTGGCTGA
- a CDS encoding DUF5304 domain-containing protein codes for MSDATEQPAPQVDADAWEKACAEDLAAEKARRRAQQGPQPGTAAEELKKLVDAVADKLSGVQAPFLGAVAQGTAEQAVKQVVKQARSVVEPVIERNSDVFDHLAAAGSELLAAYRSAVEGQEARWTQRTQEPKAPGGPARKGPGDEAPGGEHIDLD; via the coding sequence ATGAGCGACGCCACCGAGCAGCCCGCGCCCCAGGTCGACGCCGACGCCTGGGAGAAGGCGTGCGCCGAGGACCTCGCGGCGGAGAAGGCCCGCCGCCGCGCCCAGCAGGGCCCCCAGCCCGGCACCGCCGCCGAGGAGCTGAAGAAGCTCGTCGACGCCGTCGCCGACAAGCTCTCCGGGGTCCAGGCCCCCTTCCTGGGCGCCGTCGCCCAGGGCACCGCCGAGCAGGCCGTCAAGCAGGTCGTCAAGCAGGCACGGTCCGTCGTCGAGCCCGTCATAGAGCGCAACTCCGACGTGTTCGACCACCTCGCCGCCGCGGGCTCCGAGCTGCTCGCCGCGTACCGGTCCGCCGTCGAGGGCCAGGAGGCCCGCTGGACCCAGCGCACCCAGGAGCCGAAGGCCCCCGGCGGCCCCGCGCGGAAGGGCCCCGGGGACGAAGCCCCCGGCGGGGAACACATCGACCTCGACTGA
- a CDS encoding dihydrofolate reductase family protein, translating to MPGQTTRTRVVADISVSVDGYVTGPDPSPESGLGTGGDALHTWAFSEDPDDRRMLSEATARSGAVVMGRRLFDTVDGPGGWNEDVGYGAGEVGKPAFVVVTGAPPESVRLKNLDWTFVTTGITDAVAAARAHAEAAAQAAGRDLDVVLMGGAATIRSALDAGLVDVLSLHLAPVLLGGGTPLFTGAVPRPLVRLSVLATSTATHLTYDVG from the coding sequence ATGCCAGGACAGACGACACGCACCCGGGTCGTGGCCGACATCTCGGTCTCCGTCGACGGCTACGTCACCGGACCGGACCCGAGTCCCGAGAGCGGTCTGGGCACGGGCGGCGACGCCCTGCACACCTGGGCCTTCTCCGAGGACCCGGACGACCGGCGGATGCTGAGCGAGGCGACGGCGCGCTCGGGCGCGGTCGTCATGGGCCGCCGTCTCTTCGACACGGTCGACGGGCCGGGCGGCTGGAACGAGGACGTGGGCTACGGGGCCGGTGAGGTCGGCAAGCCCGCCTTCGTCGTGGTCACCGGCGCGCCACCGGAGTCGGTGCGCCTGAAGAACCTCGACTGGACGTTCGTCACGACCGGGATCACCGACGCCGTGGCCGCCGCGCGGGCCCACGCCGAGGCGGCCGCGCAGGCCGCCGGGCGGGACCTCGACGTGGTCCTGATGGGCGGCGCCGCGACGATCCGCTCGGCGCTGGACGCGGGGCTCGTGGACGTCCTGTCCCTGCACCTCGCGCCCGTCCTGCTCGGCGGCGGCACCCCGCTGTTCACGGGCGCGGTCCCGCGCCCGCTGGTGCGGCTGAGCGTGCTCGCCACCTCCACGGCCACGCACCTGACCTACGACGTCGGCTGA